In Lactuca sativa cultivar Salinas chromosome 5, Lsat_Salinas_v11, whole genome shotgun sequence, the DNA window CGTTTGCATAACGTAAAATCTGTTCACTATTATTTTTGAAAGACAGTTCTTAAATGGGACAAGTGTTTTATATAAAGGATGACGGATGTTCCAATTAAAAGAAAACCACAAGCAAAAAATGGAGTTGAAGTTCTTTTCATGTAAACTTCTATCATATCTCCTATGTCTTTCCCTTGGTTTTTTCCCATCAATAAACTCTGCTGAGTTTTTTGATTGCATCACTAGTAAACTTTCTTCAAACTTCACATCAACAGACATTGTCATCACCCCAGACGACACTTCGTACTCCACTATCCTTCAATCCACCATCCAAAACCTTAGATATTCCACCGACAAAACCCTAAAACCATTAGCAATAATCACACCCTTTTCATATTACCATGTCCAATCCACAATCATCTGCAGCAAGGCATCTGGACTCCAAATTCGAATCAGAAGTGGAGGTCATGACGACGAAGGCCTTTCCTACACCTCGCATGATCACACCCCTTTCATCCTTCTTGACATGAGCAAACTCCGGTCAGTCACTGTTGATTTAGATGATAACACCGCATGGGTCGAATCCGGTGCAACTATTGGCGAGCTGTATTATTGGGTGTCTCAGAAGAGTAATCTTCTTGGATTCCCAGCTGGAGAGTGCCCGTCTGTAGGCGTGGGGGGGCACCTTAGTGGAGGAGGCTTCGGTACCATGGCAAGGAAATATGGATTATCTGCTGATAATGTAATAGATGCATATATTGTTGATGTTAATGGGCGGATCTTGGATAGAAACTCAATGGGTGAAGATCTATTTTGGGCGATTAGAGGTGGGGGAGGTAGTTTTGGTGTTGTACTATCTTGGAAGATCAGTCTTGTTTATGTTCCACCGGTAGTTACAGTTTTCAGTCTTTCTAAAAAGCTAGACCGAAGTGGTACTCAGATTGTTAACAAGTGGCAGTATGTTGCGCACAATCTCACCGAAGATTTGTTCATTCACCTTGTAATAAATCTTGCTCCGGTGTCTGAACAAGAACAAAGTAGAACTTTGCAATTAACAATCAACGCACTTTTCTTGGGTACAGCTGATAAGCTTATAGAAATAGTCGAGGACAGATTTCCAGAACTGGGATTACAGAAAACGGATTGCATTGAGATGAGTTGGATAGAATCAGTAGTTTACTTTTCCGGTTATTTAAGTGGAGAAGGCATTGATGCTCTAAGAGACCGGAGTTTGAGACCGTGGCCTAAAAGTTATTCCGTAGCTAAATCAGACTATGTGAAGAAACCAATTCCCGAAGAAGCATTTGAAGACATCTGGAAATGGTGTTTGCAAGAAAATTTGCTTCTAGTGATAGAGCCATTTGGTGGAAGGATGAGCGAGATAGATGCGACTGAAACCCCGTACGCACACCGGGAAGGAAATTTGTACATCATACAGTACATCATGCGATGGACCGATGATGATTTCAAGGCATCTAAAAAGCATGTTGATTTGATAAGAGAAATATATGAGAAGATGACACCATTTGTGTCCAGTAATCCAAGGGAGGCTTACGTGAACGTTAGGGATTTGGATCTTGGTACAAATGGTAAGGGTGGATGTGGTTCAAGTTACGAGCATGCATTAGAATGGGGAAGCAAGTATTTTATGGGAAATTTCAGGAGGTTGGCAATTGTGAAAGGTGAAGTTGATCCAACCAATTTCTTTGGTCATGAACAAAGCATCCCACCTCTTGTATTATCTTATTCGTATTAGATTATTTGATTTTAGATTAATGTGTAAAATAGTTAACTAGTATTTAAGTTATCATTGGCGGATAACTTGTTtgtaactaataaaaataaaagaactcGCTTGTAATCAACAAAAATCAAAGGTAACTTTTTTACAACGTGTTTAGAATGTAATTTACAAATATTAATAGTTCATATATAACAATGTGACAATTATGTCATATCAAGCAAGAGGCGGAAGAAAATAAGATTGAAAGTGTATATTGTTGGGTGCAACACCACAAAAATTCATACCTTTAAATAAAGAAATTAGTAAAAACgagaaatataaacaaaattatGTAAATGATTAAAGAAACTAGGGAGAGAGACTTATAAGCCGAACAAAGTTTTCAAACTGATCAAAAAACCTAattatgttttgtctgttcaagaAAATCTAACGGACTTAATAGTTTGTTTCAAAAAGCCAAACTAACTTACACTTTCGTTCACTTCTCATTTAGAGTCAATCAGCTAACGAAAGTCAATGAATGTGTAACATACATGTTCAGTTATCGTGTTTTGTTTAAAgatgaatattattaaataatatatgattttgagtattgagttctaacaagatagttttatgaagaattgaagtaaaactatgtatAGAATCAGTTgggaagtattggaagtcttatgatattccaaacaaaagtcaaatatagaaattaacaaaaatataaaaataatgttactgaaagttgtagattagctcgctagaaacatttaggcggaaacctcatcgaaatccgagttataacgaagaagttatgaccaatcgaagatccgtgaCAAAACTGTCAAAACACTATttagcgtaaaaagtgagttttcgataaactacgtTTTAGCTttaatgatctaaatgaaagtcgtagtattc includes these proteins:
- the LOC111898383 gene encoding berberine bridge enzyme-like 15 yields the protein MFQLKENHKQKMELKFFSCKLLSYLLCLSLGFFPSINSAEFFDCITSKLSSNFTSTDIVITPDDTSYSTILQSTIQNLRYSTDKTLKPLAIITPFSYYHVQSTIICSKASGLQIRIRSGGHDDEGLSYTSHDHTPFILLDMSKLRSVTVDLDDNTAWVESGATIGELYYWVSQKSNLLGFPAGECPSVGVGGHLSGGGFGTMARKYGLSADNVIDAYIVDVNGRILDRNSMGEDLFWAIRGGGGSFGVVLSWKISLVYVPPVVTVFSLSKKLDRSGTQIVNKWQYVAHNLTEDLFIHLVINLAPVSEQEQSRTLQLTINALFLGTADKLIEIVEDRFPELGLQKTDCIEMSWIESVVYFSGYLSGEGIDALRDRSLRPWPKSYSVAKSDYVKKPIPEEAFEDIWKWCLQENLLLVIEPFGGRMSEIDATETPYAHREGNLYIIQYIMRWTDDDFKASKKHVDLIREIYEKMTPFVSSNPREAYVNVRDLDLGTNGKGGCGSSYEHALEWGSKYFMGNFRRLAIVKGEVDPTNFFGHEQSIPPLVLSYSY